Within the Clostridium scatologenes genome, the region TATAATTAACCAAATTTTGTGCTGAAGTTTCTATATAATCATGAGTTGAAATATTTCCACTAATAGAATATTTATATCCACTTTCAAATACCGCAGCTAATCCTTCTCTTTTTAAAATCAATGTAGGTGGCCTAAAATATTGTTTCAGGGAATCTAAATCTCCTATAACACTATTCATAACATCATAAGATTTAACTAAAGACTTTCCTAGTTCTTCTCTATTAGTTCCCAAAAGTTCATGATTATAATTATGACTTCCAATATCATTACCATTTAAAGCAATTGTTCTAAGTAAGTTGGGATTAGCATTTGATATACCACTATTAATATCAACATTTTTTGCTATTACAAAAAAAGTTCCTTGTACTTTATGTTTATTTAATACATCTAATATTTCATTTACTACTGGATCTCCTCCCCAATCATCAAAAGTAAAAAATATAACATTTTCACCTTTCGTATCAATGGTTCCACCTTTATCAAGCAATGATTTTTCTTGTTCAGTAAAATCACTTGTATCTACATCTACATTACCTATATAATTAGTTTTCATCATTTCTAGTGCATCTTCATAATTTCTTTTTTTCATAGGAACTGGATTTTTTATAATATTATATCTACCAAGCTGTGATGAATTTTCAAAAGTTTTTTGTAAATCACCTAATGTTACTACTGAATATCCTAATGGTTTTTGTTCTAAACTATAAGAATTGGATTTTTCATTGTACTTATTAACATAACCATTTTGAACATAATTTTTAGTTACTATATCTATCATATTTGAAACAACATTGTCACTTTTAAATAAATTTGAATCTAATCTAAAATAAACTATTTCTCCCTTTCTAAGTGACATATAAGAATTTACATTAAAATAACTAAACACAATATCTTCAGCATCCATATTCTTATATTTATTAATAGTTGGTGATTTTGAGTAAGTAAATAATTCATAATTCTTAAGAGAAGATATATTGGTTACTGCTGATAAAGCTTCTTGAATTTGTGAATTATCATATCCATACCCTGCCATATATGCATTTGTAACTATTCCTTTATCTTTTAGTAACTTATCTACTTCATATATTTCCTTACAAATTTCTTCTGGTGATTTACTCAATAACGCTGTACTTGCTGTTATTCCACCATTAGCAATTTCATGCCCTTTACTTAATATCTTGTTTATCCTATCTGGGTATTTTAATATTTCATCCTTTGTTACAAAAAATGTTCCCTTAACATTAACTTTATCAAGCTCTGTAAGTACATTGTTCAAACTGACTTCATTACTCAATCCTCTAAAAGTATAAGCCAAAGCCTTCTGAGTAGTATAAAACTCTGATACAGCAGGAGCTTGTCTCTTATTATTTTTCTCCAATATTTCATTAAAATTTATTAAATCTATACTATTTTGGCTATTGTTATTATCATTAGTTTTATTACCTAATGTATTATTTTTATTAGCTTTAATCTTTAATGTATCTTTTTTAGCATACTGACTAGCTATTGTATTTTTGATTCTTTGAAGGTTATTATATACTTCAACATTTGGCAACTCAGACACTTTAGCAACCATTTTTTTCTGTTCATCTATTGATTTTAAAAGCCATCTTACAATTTGTATAATATTCTCATCTTTTTCCTTTTTACTTTTTTTCTTGTCTATATCAATCTGTTCATCTATTGTAGTTTTATCTTCTTTTCCTTTATATTCAGTACTATCAAGAACCCCTTCCAATTTTATAGAAATTATGGTTCCCCTTTTTAAACTATTTACATATCTATACGCTTGATCATAATTTTTAAAGCTTTGGTAATTTAAATAGTGATTGCTATCAACCACATATTTATTCCCTGATGCATAAGCTGCCTTTAGTATATTGTCATTATAAACTGTGGAATTGCACTTTAATAGAACAGGATCTTTTCCAGTTACAATTTTTAAAATCTTATTAGTTCTGCAAAAATCCATAACTAATTCTTCTGAGGACAACTTTTCCATATTCTTAGTGGATGATAGAGTTCCACTTCCTATATCATGTCCAGATTTTTGAATCGTTTCAACTATACTGGAATCCTCAGCTGCTTCAATTCCTGGAACAAAGAATGTTGCTTTAATTCCATATTCATCCAACATATTTACTATTTTATTTATGGTATCCCTATCACTAAGACCTTCAAATGATAAACTTATCACATCTGCTGATGTATCTACATTTGCTATAAAGTCTGCCTTTTTACTATTGCCTAATGAACTTAATGCTTTTTTTATTTCCTCTGATGCATCGTACTTACTATTTTTACTTATAATGATTTTTCCTGAACTTGTATCAATCTTATAATTTTTATGTGTGTAAACGCCTATACAAATACTTACTATCAAAACTACAATAAAGATACTTTTTCTTTTCATAATTCAT harbors:
- a CDS encoding polysaccharide deacetylase family protein is translated as MKRKSIFIVVLIVSICIGVYTHKNYKIDTSSGKIIISKNSKYDASEEIKKALSSLGNSKKADFIANVDTSADVISLSFEGLSDRDTINKIVNMLDEYGIKATFFVPGIEAAEDSSIVETIQKSGHDIGSGTLSSTKNMEKLSSEELVMDFCRTNKILKIVTGKDPVLLKCNSTVYNDNILKAAYASGNKYVVDSNHYLNYQSFKNYDQAYRYVNSLKRGTIISIKLEGVLDSTEYKGKEDKTTIDEQIDIDKKKSKKEKDENIIQIVRWLLKSIDEQKKMVAKVSELPNVEVYNNLQRIKNTIASQYAKKDTLKIKANKNNTLGNKTNDNNNSQNSIDLINFNEILEKNNKRQAPAVSEFYTTQKALAYTFRGLSNEVSLNNVLTELDKVNVKGTFFVTKDEILKYPDRINKILSKGHEIANGGITASTALLSKSPEEICKEIYEVDKLLKDKGIVTNAYMAGYGYDNSQIQEALSAVTNISSLKNYELFTYSKSPTINKYKNMDAEDIVFSYFNVNSYMSLRKGEIVYFRLDSNLFKSDNVVSNMIDIVTKNYVQNGYVNKYNEKSNSYSLEQKPLGYSVVTLGDLQKTFENSSQLGRYNIIKNPVPMKKRNYEDALEMMKTNYIGNVDVDTSDFTEQEKSLLDKGGTIDTKGENVIFFTFDDWGGDPVVNEILDVLNKHKVQGTFFVIAKNVDINSGISNANPNLLRTIALNGNDIGSHNYNHELLGTNREELGKSLVKSYDVMNSVIGDLDSLKQYFRPPTLILKREGLAAVFESGYKYSISGNISTHDYIETSAQNLVNYIQQGLVKNKGNVVVMHMNDQAYYTAEALDIFLTNNEKGVYGEKYKIAKLSDYLSN